The following is a genomic window from Desulfuromonadaceae bacterium.
CGTCAGCGGCTACTGGCGAGGTACGCGTCACCGTGCTCATCCGCTGCTGCGCGCCTATCTGCGCAGCGTAGCTCGCCGTTACCCTGCTGCCGTGCTGCCTCCCCGTTGCGGCCTGACAGAGCTGGCTGAAGCGGTCAATGATCCGCGCTGCCAGCGCTTCGCTGACATCTATGGCGGGGCGTTTTATCGCGATCGACTGTTGACGAGGGAGGAACGTGAGGCGTTGCGGGAGATTATTGCGCAGCTCAAGTCAGCGCAGAATTAACACTAAGGGGCACGGCGAGACCTGTGCCACGCGTCAGGGGTGACACTTTACATACGCCGCCATCCCTTGCAGGGTATTGCTCAAGAACATCCTCTCGCGCTCACGAATATCCTCGGGTAATTGATCAATCAGGCGATAATGCGCATCACGCTCCTGCAACCAGTAAAAGAACGCCTCTTCCCGTGTTGCTTCCGGCAGCGCAGCAAGCGCCTTCACCCCCTCCACCCATAACAGCAGCTGCGCCCGTGCGATCCGCAGATGGGTCAGGGCATCATCGACCCGACCATAATGAGCAAAAACCATCGTTTGCGGCTGCAAGGCAATCATCCTGTCAAGGGAGGCTAAAGCAACCGGCAGCAAAAAGCGCGGCGGGGTTGCCGGCCGCATGTAAATTTGCCCGGCAAGCTCGCAGCGCACTCCGGCAACCTCCCCGGCAAAGAGCAGATCATCAAGCAGATAACACAGATGGTGCGATGCATGACCGGGGGTTTTGTAGGCCCGTACCCCGAGTGGGCCGATCGTTTCACAAAAACCGGTCTGCTGCGCGGGCACCGGCAGAATCTCGCCGTAAATTTCGGCAGTTTTGCCAAGGACCTTGAGTGATCCCTGCCAAAGTTTCTCCGGTGCCACCAGGTGTGCAACACCGTCCGGGTGACAGATCACTTGCGCGGCGGGGAAGGTCTGCAGCAAAGTGCCGGTGCCACCGGCATGATCGATATGGATGTGCGTCAGCAAGATATAGTCGAGCCGCTCGACCCCGATCCGTTTCAGTTCCCGTACCAGACAGGGAATCGATGAACTCGGTCCGGGGTCAATCAACACGGTCCCAAGTGGGGTGTGATACACCCACGAGCTGATGAACTGACGAAATCCGGGCAGATCCGGCTGGTCAAGATCGATAGAATGCAGTTGTTGTCGATCCATATGCGTTTTAACCGTGAAATAAATTAATTATGCAAAGAGATTGAAAGCGCGCTGCCGATATTTTTCAAAATACTGGTTGTTTGCAAAAAAACTCATTAAAATCAGCCGTCTAGGCGATTTTATTCAGACCGGGGTGGGATGTCAACCGGGTGGATATCAAAAAACACTTTGGCAGACAAAACAAAAAATATGTAACATGCTGTTTTATAAGGACTTTTTTGAACTTTTCGCTTGCAAAAAGAAATTTTGTGCCTATATTTAAGACAAAACATTGATGATAATTTCAATCATCACACGTCGAAGGAGTCTATTTATGCAGTGCCCTGTTTGCAAAACCCGTAAACAACATATTGAGATGAACATGCACGTCAACGGCTTTGATGAATCGATCATTGTCTGCGATCTTTGCGGAACGACCTGGTCGGTCAATCACGGTACGGTCGAGATTGTCAACGATGCGCAAGTGGCTTCGTTTTTACAAGCTCAAACCGAGTGCGTCGAAGCAGACGACTACAACTACGCCGGCGCATAGTACCCTGTAACCCATAATCTTTCGCATCTTGCTTGTTCTTTGCCGCGTCAGCTACGTTCCGATTTCAGCTGTTTAGCTACGGCCAGGCAACAGAAATCGCGCCTTGCTGACACGTCAAAGCCCTGCGCAATCCCTCGAAATCCTATGGGTTACAGGGTACTAGCGAGACATCGTCACACACCATCGACAAAAAAGCCCCGGAGGATGAGTCCGGGGCCTTTTTATCGGTTGCTGGCACCTGTGTTTAGAGCACCGCTTGCAGATAAGCGCTGGTCGTCTCGCGCCGCTCGCGCTCAATGGCCTTCGGATCAACCTCGACAAACTTCTCGTCCGGAGTCACCTTAAAGAGCGGCTGCCCTTTCGACACGATGACCCCTTCCTTTCCTTCGATCAGAATCCTGTCGATGGTGCCGGAGAACGGTGCCGGGATCTTGTTGAACATCTTCATGACCTCGATGATAAACAACGGCTGCCCCTTCTCGAAATGCATCCCTTCGGTCACGAACGGCGGCATCCCCGGCGCTTCCTGAGCATAGTACATCCCCCCGCCCGGCGTGACAATCTCGTCGGCCTTGGTTGACGGCGGCGGAACCAGGATCTTTTTCATCCGCGCTTGCAGGTCGGGGTCGGCGAGATACTCCGGAATGGTGATCTCCAGATCTTCTTCCACCTTCAGATCCCAGAAACGGGTGTTGTCGGCGATCAGGAAAATGATTGCAAGCAGTTCGGTTCCCGCTTGATAACCAGCGTGGGCAGACTGAATCTGCGTCCACATCGCCTGATCATAACCGCCCTGCGGCTTGTCTTTCCCCAGTAACTCGTTGAGCTTCGCGAAATCGTCCTTTTCCAGCTTCAACGTTGTCCGCAGCTCGGCATAGAAACGCAAGGCGCTGTCGAGCAATGCCTTGTCGTGATCCCAGATCACTTCAGCGGCCGGTTCGTGCCGACGATAAGCCATATTCAGATAAGCGTAAGTTTCGTCGAGCACAACCATCGGGTTACGCAGCCAGGTCGCTTTGCCGCCAGCAACCTTGAAGTTCTTCTGATTGAGACTCAACCAGCCGGAAAGAAGGTGCGGATCGGCCAGCAATTGTTCCATCGGACGGGTGATCAGCGTTCCTTTACGGTCAAGGAGTTCCGAGATATTGGTTTTCTGCGCCGCCAGGGTTGCGGCGTCATCAGCGTACTGCTCAGCAACCCGCTGGGCGTAAGCCTTTTTCATCGCCAGGAAAGCGAAAACCGGATCGAGCTTGCTCGCTTCTTCCTTCAGTGTTCCCACCAACGTCAGGTAGGGGACGACGAAACGCGTGGTCGGCTTGGCCATGACGTTGCGCCCGATAAACCAGTTGACCAGCCCGTAGTGAAATTCCAGGTTAGTCGCCAGATCGGTACCGCGAATCTTGGTGTTACAGATAACGCGTGACAGCGCCTGATAACTGTCGAGACGATCAACCCCTTCGGTCAGCAGCAGGGCAATGTTTGAATCGTAAGCGCCAGCAACCTTGTAGCGCATGAAAAGCCCGGTATCAGGGTTCGGCAGACAGATCCCCTGATCGTCACGAATTTCGCCTTCCAGCGGTTTGCTCCAGTAACGGATCATCCCCCCGGCACTCGGTGTCAGCGAGCTATCGGTCGCGTTGAGCCGCGCCTCGGCGGCGGCAGCAAAGCGGACAATCCGCTCCGGCTTCGGCAGGCGCTCTTTGTGTTCGGCGAGCAGCGCCATGGCCTCGACCAGTGATTCAACGATAAAGAAATCGTTCTGATCCTTGGGATTGGTGAACTTGAGGCTGTAACAAAGCTCTGAAACCCGGTGTTCAACCTGAATTCGGGTATTGACTTCCATGAAGTAGTGACGATCACGGTCAACGATACACTCAAAGGTTGACGCCGAATCGAGACCGACCGCCGCGCCGAATCGCGCCGCTTCTTCTTCCATCCGCTTGAGTACCTTGAGATCGGTTTCAAGCGCCTTGGTAACGACTTTATTGCCAGCTTTTTTCGCTTTTTCAATCTCCAGCGCCAACCCCTCCTGGGTGACGGAGATTTCGAGCAGCTTCTGCTCATGCATCTGCAACGAGCAGTCGCGCCCCCCCAGGGAAACGCACCACTTGCCATTGCCAAGCAGTTGAATTTCGTTGTGACGCGTTTGCTCGATGTTGAGCTCGATCAACACATTCTTGTTATCGCCAACGCCGTTCGCCTTGACTTCGTTAAGGATTTCCAGCACCAGACCCGGTGCATCAGCTGCGGCTTTGGCAATATCAGCATCGCGGACATTCTTCTTGGTCAGCAGTGAAGCACCGAGAATGCGTTGTCCCTTGCCACCACCACCGCCGATCGCCTTGAGGCGGATGCGGGCGTTCGGGTTCGCCTTGAACATCGCCGCGATCTCTTGTTCCGTTTGCTTGCCAAGTTCTTTGATCGTGAACAGATCAATCCCCTTTTCGTAGGCAGCAAAAAGAATTTTGTCGGCCAGATCTTCGAGCGAGAGTTCGCTGTTGGCAAGAATCTTCTTATCGACCGCCAACGCTTCAGCCTTGACCACTGCCAGCAACGCCTCGCGGCTCGGATGTTTCGCCACCAGCGTCCGCGCGGTAACGTTATCGATTCCCGGCGTGACCGAAACATTAACCTTGAGAGCGGTACGCTTCGCTTCATCTTTCTTCCCGGCACTTGCCTGGGTGTGCGCGCACGGGCCGATAAATTTAAGACCGGCATTCTCTATCGCGGCGACAAACTCGTCATCTTCGGCCATGAAACCGTAACCGGCAAAGACCGAATCGTAGCCGTTATCCTTGGCGATTTGAATAATCTGGTTGATGCGCTCGATCCGCTCTTCCTTGCTGGCACCGGAATAATCGGGAACGCGATGAACGCGTGTCGAATCGGTGAGTTGCCGCAACTCCGGCGACAAGGCGTTCGGGTAAACGATCGAGTCTTTTTCAGACAGCAGGATGCCGAAATGGGTGATCCCCATTTCGCTGTAAACATCCATCGCCTCCTTGCGGATCGGGCCGCGACAAACGATCAACGGTTTGAGATCCTCACACGAGAACGATCTGACCCATGGGGAAGCAGATCGGCTCAGGCGGCGATCGCGATGAATCAACGGATTGTTTCGGTAGTAATCAGTAGTCTGTGCCATTGGCTCTATCTCCACGTCAAAACTTAGATTTGCTTTCATCGTCACCTCTCCCTCCAGCGCCCTAGTGGAACTCGCGCTGAACAGACTGCATCGGCCCCGGCGTGTAGTGCCGCAGGAAGAAGTTCAGGTTTTCACCGAGGACTTTGCGCAGATCGGTCGGCATGACAATAGAGGAAATCGAGCCCAGCGCCAGCCCTTCTTTCGGGTTCATCAACTCTTTTTCATAACGGGTGTTGAGCAGCGCTTCTTCGGCTTTAAGCCATTCAGCCGCTTCATTCTCAGCGTCTTTCTTGGCTGCATCACCATCCATCCCGGCACTAATCCGCTCCAGCATGCCCTGCTTGATGCGCCCTGCAATCGCTCCGCGCAACTTGCGCAGCTCATTCTTGTAGACGAACTCCTTGCCGGCCGGGCCCATAACCGCAAGACGGGTGGTCGGCAGCGCCAGCACCAGGTCGGCCCCGGTCGGGTAGTTATTGTATGAGGCGTAGGCCCCGCCGTAGGCGTTACGCAGGATCAGCAGGATTCGCGGGGTGCGCAGATCGACGATCGAGTCAAGCATCGACCGGCCGGCCTGAACGATGCCGCGCGCTTCCTGCTCGCGCCCTGGCAGGAAGCCGGTGGTATCTTCCATGAAGATGACCGGGATGTTGTAAATATTGCAGAAACGAATGAACCGCGCAATCTTCACGGCAGAATCGCAGTCGATCTGCCCTGATGAAACCGCCGAGTTGTTGGCGCAGAAGCCGACAACATTGCCGCCGAGGCGACCGAAGGCGGTCACTACCTCGCGAGCCCGTTCCGGTTGCAACTCGAAATAGTCTCCGTGATCGCAGATCTGCTGAATAATTATCGACACGTCAAAAGGGGTATTGAACCCGGTTGGCGAGTTGAAGGCTTTTTTCAGCAGCGTATTGATCTCCCAGGTCTTGCGATCAAGCGGGTCACTGGTTTCCTGATACGGCGCCATGACGCTGTTGTTGTCGGGGATGTAGCTGAGCAGGCGCGTCGCCGTGCGCAGCGCGGCAACTTCGTCAGCCACGGTCAGGTCGGCCACTCCAGAGTTGCCATGGACCTTCGGACCACCAAGCTCCTCGGGAGTCACGTCCTCACCGAGGACCGACTTGACGACGCCCGGTCCGGTAAGCCCAAAGAAGGTGTCGTTCGGCTGGATAACAAAGCTGCCCTGACGCGGCAAGTAGGACCCGCCACCGGCATTAAAACCGAACATGCACATGATTGACGGCACCACGCCGCTGATCTTGCGCAGCGCAGTAAATGCTTCGGCGTAACCATCAAGACCACCGACCCCGGCAGGGACAAATGCCCCGGCGCTGTCGTTCATGCCGATCAACGGAATCTTTTTTTCACCACACATATTAAACAGGCGCGCCAGTTTGTTCCCGTTGGTGGCATCAATCGATCCGGCCCGCACCGTAAAATCATGGCCATAAACCGCAACGTCACGCCCTTTGATGGTGAGGATGCCGGTCATCAGCGAGGCACCATCAAGGTTTTTGCCCCAGTTCTGATAAAGGACATTCGGCTCATCCTGGGACAGAACCTTGATCCGCTCCCAAACTGTCATCCGCTTTTTGAAATGTTGTTTCTCGATCGAACTGACTGCCACCGATTTGACCGGGCGTTGAATCAGCTCATACCCTTCACGCATAACTTCTTCGTAGCCACCACTGACGCCAGCGACCTCACCGGGGATCGTAAACTCCACCTTTTCGGGCGGATCGAACGGATTTTTCAACGTTGGTGCAATCGATTTTTTCGCCATGTCTCTCTTCCTTTTGCTGATTATTCGAATGAGATTTTCCGGTTCACCCCGTTAACCGACGTGTGCCCCAGGCACTTGAACTCACAAATAGAAAATGGTTTTATTTCCGCCGATATAGCTAAAATGGCGCTAATTGTCAACAAAATTATTTATTTACGATAAAAAGATTTACTCACAATAAAGTACAATTTTATTAATGAATTCGGTGTCCTGCACGTACAATCCCCGTGCTAATAGCGGCGTAAATTTTTTCAGCGACATTGTTAAAAAGTCTCAAAATGACACTGGTTGACTTTTGCAGGTCGCTATCCTTATTATGTCCAATGCATATTTCCCGGCGCTTTGCCATTCCCCTCAACGTTGAGTTATTAAGTACCGAATCATGACTGTAGATTTCGACTTCCCCCTCGGCTTGCGCCCCTGGCGCTCCGAACTCTTTCGCAGCCGTCCTGCCTTTTGTGAGGGATACACCTTCGGCTTGCTTGAAGATGCCACCGATACGTACCGCTTCACCATCATGATTGGTGCGGCCAGAATGATCCCTTTGCTGCGTGACCTCGTGACGCTACTGCCGGACGAAGCCTTTTTGCTGCTCGAATTCTATCGCGAGGAACAAACCGACAAGGATGCCGAGCAATGCGAGCCGGAGGTCTATTACTCCCCTTACCTGCCGACAGCAGAACTGATGGACACCCTGGAAGGTTATTTGCCGCGCATCCTCCACGACGGTTTTGTGGGTTTTGGACTGGCAAACAATCGTGCCGGGATGGAGATTTTTTATTCCGAGGAAAAGGTTTTGACCTGCTTCATCGACAATCATATCAGGGTCACCCACCTGCTCCGGCAACATGCGGTTCCCCACAATGTCGAGCTGGCTTTCCCGACCGACTGGGGGCATGACCATCTGTCTCTCCTCTGCCACAAGCGCCGCGATCTGCCCGATGAATTGGTCGAGTACAGCGACACCGAACTCGATTACATGAAATTTTGTATCGATCTTGCCGATGATCTGGACATGTATAAGGTAGAAGAGGGGATGTCTTTCTTCCTTTCCAAGCGCGAACAGGACGAAATCGAGTTGCGCCTGCGCAATCATCCCGATTTCGAGCATTTTGCCGAAGAGGATTTCGGCGGCCTGCTCCTCGACTGGAACGATTTTGTCAGTGAATGTGAAGCGGCGTTCGAGGGGGGGCTGGAAGAATACCGCTACGGTCTGCGGCTGCGTGACCTGATCCAGTATGTCGTCGAAGGGGTTCCGGAAGCGGTGCGTTCGAAAATCGAGGAAATTGTCGACGAGGCCGACCAGATGTTCCGCCAGAACCTCACCGACTGCCGCAAACGA
Proteins encoded in this region:
- a CDS encoding MBL fold metallo-hydrolase — encoded protein: MDRQQLHSIDLDQPDLPGFRQFISSWVYHTPLGTVLIDPGPSSSIPCLVRELKRIGVERLDYILLTHIHIDHAGGTGTLLQTFPAAQVICHPDGVAHLVAPEKLWQGSLKVLGKTAEIYGEILPVPAQQTGFCETIGPLGVRAYKTPGHASHHLCYLLDDLLFAGEVAGVRCELAGQIYMRPATPPRFLLPVALASLDRMIALQPQTMVFAHYGRVDDALTHLRIARAQLLLWVEGVKALAALPEATREEAFFYWLQERDAHYRLIDQLPEDIRERERMFLSNTLQGMAAYVKCHP
- a CDS encoding biotin carboxylase, which codes for MAQTTDYYRNNPLIHRDRRLSRSASPWVRSFSCEDLKPLIVCRGPIRKEAMDVYSEMGITHFGILLSEKDSIVYPNALSPELRQLTDSTRVHRVPDYSGASKEERIERINQIIQIAKDNGYDSVFAGYGFMAEDDEFVAAIENAGLKFIGPCAHTQASAGKKDEAKRTALKVNVSVTPGIDNVTARTLVAKHPSREALLAVVKAEALAVDKKILANSELSLEDLADKILFAAYEKGIDLFTIKELGKQTEQEIAAMFKANPNARIRLKAIGGGGGKGQRILGASLLTKKNVRDADIAKAAADAPGLVLEILNEVKANGVGDNKNVLIELNIEQTRHNEIQLLGNGKWCVSLGGRDCSLQMHEQKLLEISVTQEGLALEIEKAKKAGNKVVTKALETDLKVLKRMEEEAARFGAAVGLDSASTFECIVDRDRHYFMEVNTRIQVEHRVSELCYSLKFTNPKDQNDFFIVESLVEAMALLAEHKERLPKPERIVRFAAAAEARLNATDSSLTPSAGGMIRYWSKPLEGEIRDDQGICLPNPDTGLFMRYKVAGAYDSNIALLLTEGVDRLDSYQALSRVICNTKIRGTDLATNLEFHYGLVNWFIGRNVMAKPTTRFVVPYLTLVGTLKEEASKLDPVFAFLAMKKAYAQRVAEQYADDAATLAAQKTNISELLDRKGTLITRPMEQLLADPHLLSGWLSLNQKNFKVAGGKATWLRNPMVVLDETYAYLNMAYRRHEPAAEVIWDHDKALLDSALRFYAELRTTLKLEKDDFAKLNELLGKDKPQGGYDQAMWTQIQSAHAGYQAGTELLAIIFLIADNTRFWDLKVEEDLEITIPEYLADPDLQARMKKILVPPPSTKADEIVTPGGGMYYAQEAPGMPPFVTEGMHFEKGQPLFIIEVMKMFNKIPAPFSGTIDRILIEGKEGVIVSKGQPLFKVTPDEKFVEVDPKAIERERRETTSAYLQAVL
- a CDS encoding acetyl-CoA carboxylase carboxyltransferase subunit; this translates as MAKKSIAPTLKNPFDPPEKVEFTIPGEVAGVSGGYEEVMREGYELIQRPVKSVAVSSIEKQHFKKRMTVWERIKVLSQDEPNVLYQNWGKNLDGASLMTGILTIKGRDVAVYGHDFTVRAGSIDATNGNKLARLFNMCGEKKIPLIGMNDSAGAFVPAGVGGLDGYAEAFTALRKISGVVPSIMCMFGFNAGGGSYLPRQGSFVIQPNDTFFGLTGPGVVKSVLGEDVTPEELGGPKVHGNSGVADLTVADEVAALRTATRLLSYIPDNNSVMAPYQETSDPLDRKTWEINTLLKKAFNSPTGFNTPFDVSIIIQQICDHGDYFELQPERAREVVTAFGRLGGNVVGFCANNSAVSSGQIDCDSAVKIARFIRFCNIYNIPVIFMEDTTGFLPGREQEARGIVQAGRSMLDSIVDLRTPRILLILRNAYGGAYASYNNYPTGADLVLALPTTRLAVMGPAGKEFVYKNELRKLRGAIAGRIKQGMLERISAGMDGDAAKKDAENEAAEWLKAEEALLNTRYEKELMNPKEGLALGSISSIVMPTDLRKVLGENLNFFLRHYTPGPMQSVQREFH